Part of the Streptomyces sp. WMMC500 genome is shown below.
GGATCCGGGTCTGCGGAAGTGGCGCGGCGCGTACTACGGGCCGGCGGCGGAGCGGCTGGCGAAGGTGAAGGAGCAGTACGACCCGGAGCGGCTGTTCGACTTCGCCCAGGCGGTGTAGGCGCCCGGGCCCTCCGAGGGGGCGCGTGGGCGCACGCGCCCCGCCGGGGATGCTTCCGTACGCCCCCGGGCCGGCGCCTCGGCCCCCGCTGCCGAGCCGCTACCGCTCCCCTGTGCCGTGGCCGCTACGCCCGTGCCGTACCCGCTACGCCGCCAACTCGTCGCCGTCCCGGCCGCCTCCGCCGCGCTCCAGCGGCTCCGTCCGCGGCGCCGGGACCCCGCCGGGATCGTCGCCGGGCCCGGCCGCCGGGCCGGTGCCGGCGTCCGGCGCCTCCGGGTCGCCGACGAGCCAGTCCGGCGCCCGCCGCACCAGCGGCACCAGCGCGGCGATCGCGGCCGGCGCCAGCAGCAGCGCCACCGACGTGCCGAGCGCGACGCCGCCGACGACGTCCGAGGGGTAGTGCACGCCCAGGTAGACCCGGCTCAGCCCTTCCAGCAGGGCCAGCGCCAGCCCCGCGAGCCCGTACCGCTTACCCGCCATGAAGAGGCCGACCGCCAGCGCCATGGCGACCGAGGTGTGGTCGCTGACGAAGGAGTACCCGGTCGTGCCCGGCAGCAGGACCTCCAGGCCGTCGTGCTCCCGGAACGGCCGCGGGCGCTCCACGATCGCGCGGATCGGCATGTTCGCCACCCACGCGAGCACCGCCGCCAGCGGCCCCCACAGCAGCGCGGCCACGGCCGGTGCCGCGCCCGGGCGCCGGCGCACGCGCCACCAGCACACGACCAGCAGGACGCCGAGCAGCCCGATCAGCCCGTACTCACCGAGGAACGCCGCCCCGCGGTCGAACCAGGGCGGGGTGGAGTCCGCGACGCCGTTGATGTCGTACAGCACGGAAACGTCGGCGTTCGACCCGCTCGGGGGTGTCCCCGCCAGGTGCAGCGAACGCATGTCCACTCGGCTCCTCTCCCCACCCGTTTCCCGCTGATCGGCGACTGCCGTCTTTCCTATTGCAACGGTGTCGCCCGCCCTTTGCAACGGCGCCGCGGGGGTCGGCGTTCCGCCCGCGACCGAAAGATCACCGGGAGGTTATCCAAGAGTGACCGTCTCCGCCGCCGCTCCGGCGTCCGCGTGCCGCGGCGCGTCGCACGTCAGCGCGCCGCCGACGCGCACCGCCGACGCTCCGTCAGGGCTGCGGCAGCGCCGCGGCGCCGGCCTCCGTGACCCGGGTCGCGCCGAAGTAGTCCGGCGAGTCGATCGGATCGAAACGGATCACGGCGCCGGTGTAAGGGGCGTCAATCATGTAGCCGCCCCCTACATACAGCCCGACGTGGTGGATGGAGCGCGAGTCGTTCATGTCGTACGCGAAGAACACCAGGTCGCCGGGGAGCAGTTCGTCCCTTCCAGGGTGCGGCCCGGCGTTCCACTGGTCGTTCGCCACCCGCGGCAGCTCGATGCCCACCGAGGCGTACGCCGCCTTCGTCAGCCCCGAGCAGTCGAACCGGCCGCCCTCCTCGGGCGTGCCGTCGCCGCCCCACAGATAGGGCGTGCCGAGCTTGTCCTGCGCGTAGTGGATGGCGCCCGCGGCCTGCTTCGACGGCGACAGCCGGGAGGTGGGGGCGGCGAAGCTCTGCTCCAGGGCCTGGATGACCTGCACGTAGTTCTGCGTCTCGCGGTAGGGGGGCACGCCGTTGTACTTGATGACGGCGTACGGGCCGGCGTTGTAGGCGGCGAGCATGTTCTCCGTCGGGTCGCCGGGCACGTCCTCGACGTAGCCGGCGAGCTTGCAGTCGTACGTGGCCGCCGACGGGATGGCGTCCTCGGGGTCGTTGATGTCGCGCTCGCCGTCCCCGTTGGCGTCGATGCCGTGGGTGGCCCAGGTGCCGGGCATGAACTGCGCGATGCCGCGCGCGTCGGCGGGGCTGACGGCCTGGGGGTCCCAGCCGCTCTCCTGGTACAACTGCGCGGCGAGCAGGGCGGGGTTGAGGGCCGGGCAGAGGTTGCCCCACTTCTGCACCAGCGGCTGGTACGTCGCGGGCACGGCCCCCTTCGCCAGGCCGACGCCGCGCCCGGCGAGGCCGGACGCGGCGGTGTAGGTGCCGACGACGAGCAGGGCCAGGAACGACAGGACCATCCCCGACCCCAGCGCGACGAACAGCCAGAGCTTGCGCACCCCTCAACCATCCCTCATCGGGCCCCGGCTGTCTGCCCGTTCCCGGCGGGGCGGGCCCGTCAACGTCCCCCGCGCGTACGGTCCTTCGCGCACAGCGCGGCATCGGCCGCCCCCTGGAGGTCCGCCAGCCGGTCGCCCTCGGCGGCCCACGTGGTGGTGTAGACGGTGACCGTGCCCCGCCCGCGGTCCGCGCGCCCGCCGGCGACGGAGTCGCCGGGCAGGTCGCCGCCGTGGCCCCAGTACACGCCGCCGCAGCTCAGCGGGAAGGACGCGACGCCGTAGCCGTAGCGGCTGCCCTCGGGGTAGGTGTCGAGGCCGCCGACGTCGCTGGTGTCGTGGGTCATGATCCGCAGCGCCCAGCGCGGCAGCACCTTGCCGCCGAAGAGGGCGTTCCAGAAGGCGTTCTGGTCCTTCGGGGTGGTCACGAGGCCGCCGGAGGCGCCGAACTCGTACCCGGGCAGCTCGGTCACGTCGGTGACGCCGGCCTCCGGGTCGACGGGGTTGACGCCGTAGTTGCGGGCGTGCGGGCCGCGGATCGTGTACTCGCCCTGCGCGGGCCAGTACGTGTCCTTCAGGTGCAGCGGCTCGATGAGGGTGCGTGCGATGTACGTGCGGTAGTCCTCGCCGGTGACGTGCTTGATGAGCAGGCCGAGCGCGAGGTAGTTGGTGTTGGAGTAGCCCCAGCGCGCGCCGGGTGCGAAGTCGGCGGGGTGGTCGAGGGCGAGCGCGAGGTAGTCCTCCTCGGTCGCCGCGCTGCTCCAGTCGACGAACCGCAGGTACTCCGGCAGCCCGCTGGTCTGCTTGAGCAGGTGCCGCACGGTGACGCCGGTGCCGGCGAGCCGCGGCACGTACCGCGCGGCGGGCGCGCCGAGCCGTACCTCGCCCCGGGCGACGAGCCGCATCACGGCGGTGGCGGTGAACGCCTTGGTGTTGCTGGCCATCCGGTAACGGCCCTCGGCGCCGACCATGGGCCGGCCGGTCGCGGTGTCGGCGACGCCGGCGGTACGGGTCGTGCGGCCGTCGTACGCCAGGGCGCCGGGGACGCCGTCGCGCTCGACGAGGGCGTCGAGGCGGCTCTGTACGGGGTCGGGGGCGGCGGTGCCGCGGGCGGCGGCGGGGGCCGCAGCGCCGGCTGCACCGGCTGCACCGGCTGCACCGGCGAGAACGGCGGCGGCGAGGAGGGCAGCGGCGGCGGCTTTGCGGCGGGCGGCGGGGCGGGTGCGGTTCACGGCGGTCTCCCTGTCTCGTGGTGCGGCGGGTTCCACCCTCGTCCCCGTACGGGCCGTGCTCACTGGTGGGGACCGCCGGACCGGGGGTGGCACCAGCACCACCGCCGCACGCGCCGTAAGGCCACCTCCGCCCGCCCCCACCGGGGGTGTTGACTTAGAGAACACTCCAAGTGGTGCACTCACCGTCCGACCCGACCGGCACCCGGAGGCCCGTACCCCATGACCCACGACTCGCCCGTCACCCTCATCACCGGCGGCGGCAGCGGCATCGGCGCCGCAGCCGCCCGCCAACTCCTCGCCCGCGGCGGCCGCGTCACCGTCACCGGCCGCGGCGCCGAGCGGCTGCGCCGCTTCGCCGAGGACGCCGGCGACCCGCCGGAGCTGCTGACCCTGCCCGGCGACGCCTCCGACCACGAGGCGGTGGACGAGGCGGTACGGGCGACGCTCACGGCGTTCGGCCGGCTCGACGCCGTCGTCGCCAACGCCGGCTTCGCCACCCACGACGACCTCGGCACCGGGGACCCGGCCGGCTGGCGGGACATGGTGCTCACCAACGTCCTGGGGCCCGCGCTGCTGATCCGCAGCTCGCTGGCGGCGCTGCGCGAGTCGCGCGGGCGGATCGTCATCGTCGGCAGCGTCGCGGGCTTCGTCTACGGCGCGGGCAACATCTACGGCATCACCAAGTGGGCCATGACGGGCCTGGCGGAGAACACCCGCCGCATGGTCACAGGCGACGGCATCGGCGTCACGCTCGTCGCCCCCGGCCGCACCGACAGCCTCTTCTGGGACGGCCGGGGCGGGGCGCCGGAGGGCATGGAGATGATGACGTCCGACCAGGTCGCCGAGTCGATCGTCTGGGCGCTGAACCAGCCGGAGGGCGTCGACGTCAACACGGTCGTGATGCGCCCCATCGGCCAGCCCGTGTAGGGCACGCGGACACGCCGCCCGCGCGGCCCCGTACGACACCGCGGCCGCGCCGGGCCGGTCCGGGCCGCGTCAGGCACCGGCCGGCCCCTGCCCGCCGGCCCCCGCGCTCCCCGACGTCTCCGGCACGTCCGCCACCTCGGCGGCCCCGGCCACGGCCCCGGCCGCCTCCGCCGCCGGCCCGGCGGCCTCGTGGAGGGACGCCCCGACGCCGCTGACCGCGCCGGCGAGCACCACGATCCCCGAGACGACCGTCATCCCTTCGAACACATCCGCCGCCTTCCCTGGGGCCTGTTTGAGTCAAATCCACCAACGAGGCCCGCCCGGCGCCCGTCACCGCGACGCTCACTCTTCACATACTCCGATTCGGCGCAGGTCGGACAAGCCGACCGCCTCTCCGACCCCCCAGGCACGCAGCGTTGCCAATAGTCACCTAACGTGATACACACAGGAAAGTCAGTGGAGAGCACCGAACACCCTTGTGAAATCCCCGCGGTTGACGCCAAATCGACTCTCACGAGGGCATCATCAGAGAGGATGGACGATGACTCCTGCCGTCCATCCCGGACGGCAACACAGCGCATGGGGCGGTGAGTTACGACATGTTCCTGGCAGCCGACAAGGGCGACATCAACACCATCATCGGCGGTATCGCCCCTGACTGGGGCCCCTTCGGAAGCCTGGGCCAAGAAGCGCGCGTGATGATCGAAGTGGTCATGGCGGTCGCGATCCTGCTGTGCCTGGGCATCGCGATCTGGGGCGCGGCCAAGCAGCGCATCGGCGCGACCGCGCTGCGCGACACGTTCAGCGCGGAGCAGGGCAAGGGGCTGATCGTGGCCGGACTGACGGGAGTCTTCATCATCGGCTCCCTCGGCACCGTGTTCACGATCGTGTACGGAATGGCGGTGTAGGCCGGGCCGTGACTTCAGGGCCAGGCGTACGGCGAACGGCGGTGCGGCACACGCAGACGGGGCAGTGCCCGAGCCCGCGACCCGGGAGGCGACCGCCCCCCGGCCGCGGCCCGGGGACCCCCGTGCGGCGGAGGACGGCGCACCGCTACCTTCTTGTGCCTACGGCACGCCGGTGCAACGCAGCACCGGCGCACGAAGGGGGTGACCCGGCATGAGCCACGACGACGACTACGTCGACTACACCGACTACGCCACCCCCGAACCCGGCACCCGCACGCGCTTCGCCGAAGGCGACCACGACGCCCGCTACGGCGCCCCGCGCCGCGGCGGCCGCGTCTCGCCGTCCCGCGCGATGGTCACGGTCGTGGGCGTCGTCGTCCTCCTCATCGCCGCCATCGCGTTCGCGAACCGCGGCGGCAGCACCCAGGACGACCCCGGCACCACCGCCGACCCCGACAACCGGACCCAGCCCACGTCCCCCACGGGCGACTCCCCGGTCAGAAACTCCACGAACGGCATCCCCTCAGGCTTCCCCCGCTCGGCAGCGGGCGCCCAGTCGGCGGCGGCGAACTTCGCCGTCGCGCTCGGCGGCGACCAGATGTTCACGTCCGAAGGCCGCCACAAGCTGGTCGACGCCCTGTACACACCGGACCTGGCGGAGAAGACCAAGTCGGACATGGACGCGGCGTACTCCGAGGACTTCCTCGCCAACCTCGGCCTCGACGCCGAGGGCCGGCCCTCTTCCGGCATGACCTTCATCTCCCGGACGGTCCCGATCGGCACGACCGTCAAGGAGTACGAGGGCGGAAGGGCCACCGTCGCCGTCTGGTACACCGGCCTGATCGGCGTGGCAGGCCCCGACTCGGACGTGCCCGTACGCACCACCTGGCATACCTGGACCTTCGAACTCCAGTGGTCGGACGGCGACTGGAAGATCGCCGCCGACTCCCAGAAGCGGGGTCCCGCCCCCGTCCCCGGTGACGTACCGGCGGCGACCGACGAGCAGATCGAGGACGCCGTCGAGCAGTTCGGAGGCTTCACCTATGCCCGGTAGCCCGCGGCGTCGCGTCGCCTCAGCCCTCGGCCTGCTCGCCGGTGCGCAGGCCGCCCTTCTGCTCGCCGCCCCCCGCGCGCTCGGCGCCGTACCCGCGCAGGACGACGGCGGTGCCTGCGACAGCCTCATCGGCCCCGCCCGGGACTACTGCGAGAAGGAAGACGACGGCGGCCGCTCCGCGCCCAACTCGCCCGGCGACGTCACCGAGTCCGTCGACCCCCTGTCCTCGCTGGCGAAGGGCTGTGCCGAAGCCGCCGCCTGGACCATCGACAAGCTCTCCGACGCCGTCACCTCCACCACCACCGTCGACTTCACCAACACCACCTTCCTGCGCCAGTACGCCGTCGTCTTCGCCGCCTCCACCATCCTCACCCTCACCCTCTGGCTCCTCGCCGTCGCCAAGCGCGCCATCCGCGGCGTCCCCCTCACCGAAGCCCTCGGCGAGGCCCTCGGCTTCCTCTGGCTCACCGTCCTCGCCTCCGCCTTCACCCCCCTCGTCCTCTACACCCTCGTCACCGCCACCGACTCCGTCACCGAAGCCATCGCCTCCGGCACGTCGTCCAACACCGACACGTTCTTCGGCGGCTTCTCCGAAGCGCTCAAGAAGGGCGAGGACATCGGCGGCGGGCCGATCATGCTCATCGTCGTCTCCCTCGTCTCCGTGCTCGCCGCAGGCGTCCTCTGGCTGGAGCTCGTCATCCGCGCCGCCCTCCTCTACGTCGGCGCCCTCCTCGGCACCGCCGTCTACGCCGGGCTCGTCGACAAGAACATGTGGCACCACGTCCGCCGCTGGGCCGGGATCATGATCGCGGTGATCCTCGTCAAGCCGGTCATCGTCATCGTCCTCGGCCTCGCCGGCGCCCTCTCCGCCGAGGAGGGACCCGACGCCTTCTCCGCCGTCGTCTCCGGCCTCGCGATCATCCTGCTCGCCATCTTCGCCAGCGCGATGATCTACCGCTTCGTGCCCGGCTTCGGCGACGAGATCATGACCGCCAAGCAGGGCCGCCGCGCCACCTCCGCCAACCCCGCCTCCGCCGTCATGGCCACCCCCGCCGCCCTCGTCACCGCCGGCATGAAGACCCACGGCTCCCGCAGCTCGTCCTCCGGCCCCGCCGGCGGCACGAGCGGCGAGTCCCGCTCCGCCGCCAAGCCCGCCAACCCCGTGGCCGGCGGCGTCTCCGCGCACAGCACCCGCCCGCAGCAGTCCACCCCGTCCAAGCCCCGCACCGCCAACCACAGTTCCGGCGCACCCGGCCCCGGCTCCGGCGCGCAAGGCGGCCGCGGCGCGTCCTCGCAGTCCGCCCAACAGCCCGGAAACAGGAGGTGACCTGCGGTGACCACGCACGACACACCACCGATCACCCCCCGTCGCACGTACCTCATCGGCAAGGCCCGCCCCAACGCCATCGTCGGCCGCAACCGCGAGACCGGCGAGATCGGCATGATCATCGGCGGCGCCTTCCTCGGCATGATGTGCGGCCTCCTGGTCCCCGTGCTGACGCTGCGCATCGTGCTGCTCATGGGCTTCCCGCTGCTCGCCCTCGCCGCCGTCTACGTCCCGTACCGCGGCCGCACCTTCTACCGCTGGTTCGAGATCAGCCGCAGCCACCGCCGCCTCCTGCGCAGCGGCGCCGCCGTCTACCGCTCCGGCGCCCAGGAAGCCGGCACGCGCCTCAACGGCGAGGAGGTCGCCGTCGGCACCCCGCCGGGCATCGGCCGCATCAACTGGCAGGTCGCCCCCTTCGGCCCCGACGAGATCGCCGTCCTGCTGCACGCGGACCGCCGCACCGTCACGGCCGTCATAGAGATCGAGGGCCCCGGCGTCGGCCTGCGCGACAGCGAGGACCAGGAAGCGCTCGTCGACCGCTTCGGCACGCTCCTCAAGCACGCCGCCAACGGCGACGGCTTCGTCCGCCGCCTGCAGATGCTCGCCCGCACGCTGCCCGCCGACCCCGACGCGCACGCCAAGGACGTCTCGCAGCGCGGCGACCCGCGCGCGCCGCAGTGGATAAAGGGCTCGTACGACCAGCTCCAGTCCATGGTCTCCACCTCCTCCGAGCAGCACCGCGCCTACCTCGTCGCCTGCATGCCCTACACCCGCGACCTCGGCCAGGAGGCCACGGTGATGGGCCGCGCGACCAAGCAGAGCCGCGACGAGTGCATCGCCGTCATCATGGCCCGCGAGCTGGGCGACATCTGCGCCCGTCTCGCCGAGGCCGACATCCGCGTACGGCAGCCGCTGGGCATCGCGCGCCTGGCGGCCCTCGTACACTCCATGTACGACCCGGACCACCCCATCGACCACATCCAGGCGATGACCCAGCGCAACGCCTGGCCGGCCGAACTGGACGCCGTGGACCCGCAGTACCTGCGCGCCAAGACCCGCGAGTCGGCGACCCGCGACCCCTGGTGCCACGCCACCGCGTGGGTGAAGGAATGGCCGATGACCCCGGTCGGCGTCAACTTCCTCGCCCCGCTCCTCGTCCACACCCCGGACGTCATCCGCACGGTCGCCGTATGCATGGACCTGGAGCCCACAGAAGTGGCCATCGAGCGGATGCTGACCGAGAAGACGAACGACGACGCCGAGGCGTCCCGGCAGGCGAAGATGAACCGCGTCGTCGACCCCCGGGACATCGCCCACCACGACCGCATCGACCAGCGCGGCGAAGACCTCGCCTCCGGCGCCGCCGGCGTCAACATCGTCGGCTACCTCACGGTCTCCGCCCGCTCCCCCGAGGCCCTCGCCCGCGACAAGCGCACGATCCGCGCCTCGGCGGGCAAGTCCTACCTGAAACTGGAATGGTGCGACAGAGAGCACCACCGCGCGTTCGTGAACACCCTGCCTTTCGCGACCGGGATCAGGTGACCCATGGCTGAGCGGCTGATGCTCCCCCACGAGACGGCACGCGCCATGCGCCGCGGTCCGTCCCCCCACGCTCCGGTCCCCGCCCGGAAGGGCACACCGCACCACCGCGCGTTCGTGAACACCCTGCCCTTCGCGACCGGGATCAGGTGACCCCCCATGGCCGACCTTCTCGATCTGGCGACGCGCGCCTTCGCGGGCTTCGTCTTCGGCAAGACGGAGACCCAGCGGCTGCCCGTGCGCACCTCCAGCGCGCAGGCGCAGGCCGTCTATCTCCCCACCGCCGCGCCCGGCCTGGGCGACTCCGGCGTCATCATCGGCCGCGAGGTCTACAGCGGCAAGGGCTACATCTACGACCCCTTCCAGCTCTACGGCCAGCAGCTCCCCGCGCCGCACTGGCTGGTGCTCGGCGAGTCCGGCAACGGCAAGTCGGCGCTGGAGAAGACCTACGTGCTGCGCCAACTGCGCTTCCGCGACCGCCAGGTCGTCGTGCTCGACGCGCAGGGTGAGGACGGCGTCGGCGAGTGGGCGCTCATCGCGCAGGAACTGGGCATCACCCCGATCCGCCTCGATCCCCTCGCCGCCCTCGACAGCGGCATCCGCCTCAACCCACTGGACCCGGCGATCACATCCACCGGCCAGCTCGCCCTGCTCCGTACGATCATCGAGGTCGCCACCGGCAGCGGCCTCGACGAGCGCTCCGGCTTCGCCCTCAAGGTCGCCCACGCGTACGTCAACGAGACCGTGACCGACCGCCAGCCGGTGCTCACCGACATCGTCGAGCAGCTCCGCCACCCCGCCCCGACCGCCGCCGAGGCCATGAACGTCGACGTCGAGGACGTCCGCAACTGGGGCCTGGACGTCGCCCTCGTCCTCGACCGCCTCGTCGACGGCGACCTGCGCGGCATGTTCGACGGCCCGACGACGGTCGGCATCGACCTCGACTCGCCGCTCATCATCTTCGACCTGTCCCACATCGACCGGAACTCGATCGCCATGCCGATCCTCATGGCGATCGTCGGCGTGTGGCTGGAGCACACCTGGATCCGCCCCGACCGCAAGAAGCGCATCTTCCTGGTGGAAGAGGCGTGGCACATCATCAACTCCCCCTTCGTCGCCCAGCTCTTCCAGCGGCTGCTGAAGTTCGGCCGCCGCCTGGGCCTGTCCTTCGTCGCCGTCGTCCACCACCTGTCGGACGTCGTGGACGGAGCAGCGGCACGAGAGGCGGCGGCGATTCTCAAGATGGCCTCGACTCGCACGATCTACGCCCAGAAGGCGGACGAGGCGCGCGCGACGGGCAAGGTCCTCGGGCTGCCCCGCTGGGCCGTCGAGATCATCCCGACGCTGACGCCCGGCATCGCCGTCTGGGACGTCAACGGCAACGTCCAGGTCGTCAAGCACCTGGTGACCGAGGCCGAACGCCCGCTGGTCTTCACCGACCGGGCCATGACGGAGTCCGCCCCGGTACCGGCCCTGGAGGCGGCGGACGACGCCGGTCCGGTGGTGATGGAGAAGGAATCGACGGTGGCCTGAAATGGCGCAGGGTCACGGTGGACGAAACCGGGGCGGACGCGAGCAGGGAGGTCCCGAGCGGGGCATCCCCGACGCCCTGCTCCTCGGCGTACTGGCGTTCCTGCTCGGCGTGACGATTCTGGTGTGGACGGCGACGGGCCTGTCCGGGCTGCTGGCCCACGGGGCGTGGCCGGACGGCGTCACGTTCACGCGGACGCCGCTGGCGATGCGCGAGCTGGTCTCGGAACCGCACGATCTGCCGGCCGCCTGGCCGAACACGCCGCCGAAGTCCCTGTCGGGGTGGGGGCTGTTCTGGGGCGTGTTCATCAGTCAGTTGATGGTGCTCGGCACGTTCACGCTGGTGGGCATGACGACGGCGGCGAGCTGGCGGGCCCGCCGGACGGCGGCACGCAAGGCCGCGGCGGGAGACGAGGCGCTGGCGGGCGGCCTGGAGGACCGGTACGAGGAGAGCGAGCGGTACGCGCGGCACGAGGGGGACGAGCAGACCCGGCCCCCGGCACCCACCCCGCAGCCCGGGCCGCCCGTCCGCGGAACGCGGGAACCACGTCAGCAGCCCACGCGCCCCCTCCCGGGGGTCCCGCAGCAGCCGCCGGCCCCGGCGGGGACGCCGCCGGCGCACGCGGGCCCGCTGGTGTTCCGCAAGGGCAGCCCGACGGCCGTGACGCTCACCCGGGAGAAGCTGCTGGGCGCGGAAGGCCCGGCGCTGGTCGTCACCTCCGACGCCTCTCTGTGGTCGGACACCAAGGACGCCCGCGCCAAGCTCGGCCCCGTCCTCGTCTACGACCCGGGCCAGCTCTGCGACACCCCGGACCGCCTCCGCTGGTCCCCCGCCACCGGCTGCCAGGACCGCCCCACGGCCGCCGCCCGCGCAGCGGCCCTCCTGCGCCCGGTACGCCCCCAGCACCGTACGGACACGAC
Proteins encoded:
- a CDS encoding phosphatase PAP2 family protein, which encodes MRSLHLAGTPPSGSNADVSVLYDINGVADSTPPWFDRGAAFLGEYGLIGLLGVLLVVCWWRVRRRPGAAPAVAALLWGPLAAVLAWVANMPIRAIVERPRPFREHDGLEVLLPGTTGYSFVSDHTSVAMALAVGLFMAGKRYGLAGLALALLEGLSRVYLGVHYPSDVVGGVALGTSVALLLAPAAIAALVPLVRRAPDWLVGDPEAPDAGTGPAAGPGDDPGGVPAPRTEPLERGGGGRDGDELAA
- a CDS encoding bifunctional lytic transglycosylase/C40 family peptidase translates to MRKLWLFVALGSGMVLSFLALLVVGTYTAASGLAGRGVGLAKGAVPATYQPLVQKWGNLCPALNPALLAAQLYQESGWDPQAVSPADARGIAQFMPGTWATHGIDANGDGERDINDPEDAIPSAATYDCKLAGYVEDVPGDPTENMLAAYNAGPYAVIKYNGVPPYRETQNYVQVIQALEQSFAAPTSRLSPSKQAAGAIHYAQDKLGTPYLWGGDGTPEEGGRFDCSGLTKAAYASVGIELPRVANDQWNAGPHPGRDELLPGDLVFFAYDMNDSRSIHHVGLYVGGGYMIDAPYTGAVIRFDPIDSPDYFGATRVTEAGAAALPQP
- a CDS encoding serine hydrolase domain-containing protein, with translation MNRTRPAARRKAAAAALLAAAVLAGAAGAAGAAGAAAPAAARGTAAPDPVQSRLDALVERDGVPGALAYDGRTTRTAGVADTATGRPMVGAEGRYRMASNTKAFTATAVMRLVARGEVRLGAPAARYVPRLAGTGVTVRHLLKQTSGLPEYLRFVDWSSAATEEDYLALALDHPADFAPGARWGYSNTNYLALGLLIKHVTGEDYRTYIARTLIEPLHLKDTYWPAQGEYTIRGPHARNYGVNPVDPEAGVTDVTELPGYEFGASGGLVTTPKDQNAFWNALFGGKVLPRWALRIMTHDTSDVGGLDTYPEGSRYGYGVASFPLSCGGVYWGHGGDLPGDSVAGGRADRGRGTVTVYTTTWAAEGDRLADLQGAADAALCAKDRTRGGR
- a CDS encoding SDR family NAD(P)-dependent oxidoreductase is translated as MTHDSPVTLITGGGSGIGAAAARQLLARGGRVTVTGRGAERLRRFAEDAGDPPELLTLPGDASDHEAVDEAVRATLTAFGRLDAVVANAGFATHDDLGTGDPAGWRDMVLTNVLGPALLIRSSLAALRESRGRIVIVGSVAGFVYGAGNIYGITKWAMTGLAENTRRMVTGDGIGVTLVAPGRTDSLFWDGRGGAPEGMEMMTSDQVAESIVWALNQPEGVDVNTVVMRPIGQPV
- a CDS encoding SCO6880 family protein: MTTHDTPPITPRRTYLIGKARPNAIVGRNRETGEIGMIIGGAFLGMMCGLLVPVLTLRIVLLMGFPLLALAAVYVPYRGRTFYRWFEISRSHRRLLRSGAAVYRSGAQEAGTRLNGEEVAVGTPPGIGRINWQVAPFGPDEIAVLLHADRRTVTAVIEIEGPGVGLRDSEDQEALVDRFGTLLKHAANGDGFVRRLQMLARTLPADPDAHAKDVSQRGDPRAPQWIKGSYDQLQSMVSTSSEQHRAYLVACMPYTRDLGQEATVMGRATKQSRDECIAVIMARELGDICARLAEADIRVRQPLGIARLAALVHSMYDPDHPIDHIQAMTQRNAWPAELDAVDPQYLRAKTRESATRDPWCHATAWVKEWPMTPVGVNFLAPLLVHTPDVIRTVAVCMDLEPTEVAIERMLTEKTNDDAEASRQAKMNRVVDPRDIAHHDRIDQRGEDLASGAAGVNIVGYLTVSARSPEALARDKRTIRASAGKSYLKLEWCDREHHRAFVNTLPFATGIR
- a CDS encoding ATP-binding protein gives rise to the protein MADLLDLATRAFAGFVFGKTETQRLPVRTSSAQAQAVYLPTAAPGLGDSGVIIGREVYSGKGYIYDPFQLYGQQLPAPHWLVLGESGNGKSALEKTYVLRQLRFRDRQVVVLDAQGEDGVGEWALIAQELGITPIRLDPLAALDSGIRLNPLDPAITSTGQLALLRTIIEVATGSGLDERSGFALKVAHAYVNETVTDRQPVLTDIVEQLRHPAPTAAEAMNVDVEDVRNWGLDVALVLDRLVDGDLRGMFDGPTTVGIDLDSPLIIFDLSHIDRNSIAMPILMAIVGVWLEHTWIRPDRKKRIFLVEEAWHIINSPFVAQLFQRLLKFGRRLGLSFVAVVHHLSDVVDGAAAREAAAILKMASTRTIYAQKADEARATGKVLGLPRWAVEIIPTLTPGIAVWDVNGNVQVVKHLVTEAERPLVFTDRAMTESAPVPALEAADDAGPVVMEKESTVA
- a CDS encoding type VI secretion protein is translated as MAQGHGGRNRGGREQGGPERGIPDALLLGVLAFLLGVTILVWTATGLSGLLAHGAWPDGVTFTRTPLAMRELVSEPHDLPAAWPNTPPKSLSGWGLFWGVFISQLMVLGTFTLVGMTTAASWRARRTAARKAAAGDEALAGGLEDRYEESERYARHEGDEQTRPPAPTPQPGPPVRGTREPRQQPTRPLPGVPQQPPAPAGTPPAHAGPLVFRKGSPTAVTLTREKLLGAEGPALVVTSDASLWSDTKDARAKLGPVLVYDPGQLCDTPDRLRWSPATGCQDRPTAAARAAALLRPVRPQHRTDTTVADTAETMLACWLHAAAVAARPFAQVHRWAQGTGAHEPVGILRSTPEAASGAAGELESALTGHPERRDEAAELVATALEGMSSIHIRNSSKPTRADSLVLESFIDEGGTLYLVGEAIEGPRSRPGAMPLLTALAADVVEHGRRMAAGSSTGRLDPPLTLVLDDVAAVAPLAQLPALLTEGDREGLPTMATMRSPEQARSRWPGLSLGV